From the genome of Flavobacterium sediminis:
TTGAAGAAAAACCTGAGCAGCCTAAGTCTAATTATGCTGTTCCGGGAATCTATTTTTATGACAATGAAGTATTAGAGATAGCAGCCAATATAAAGCCTAGCCCTCGTGGTGAATTAGAAATTACTGATGTTAATAAAGCATATTTAGAAAAAAGAAAACTACAGGTATCTATTTTAGACAGAGGAACAGCTTGGCTCGATACCGGAACATTCAAATCATTAATGCAAGCAGGTCAATTTGTACAAGTTATTGAAGAACGTCAGGGGTTAAAGATAGGTGCCATTGAAGAAGCAGCATATACTATGGGCTATATTGATGCAGAACAATTAAAGAAATTAGCAGAACCGTTGTTAAAAAGCGGTTATGGAAAACATTTGATGAGCTTATTATAAATTTTAAAGCTTCATATTTCAAACAAAGAGAATTCAGTTTGAAATATGAAGACATTATTAAAATTGAGAATGAAATTTATTGAAACCAAACTAAAAGGATGTTTTATCCTTGAACCTAAAATAATTAAAGACGAGAGAGGCTATTTTATGGAAAGTTTTAACGAAAAGACTTTTCAGGAAGGAGTAGGGCAACATGTAAATTTTGTACAAGACAATCAGTCTTTTTCGTCCAAAGGCGTTTTACGAGGCCTTCATTACCAAACCGGAGAGCATGCTCAGGCTAAATTAGTTCGTGTTTTACAAGGAGAAGTACTAGATGTCGCAGTAGATATCAGACCGGATTCCCCTACTTACGGACAATATGAATCGGTGTTACTTTCCGGAGAAAACCAAAGACAATTTTTTGTTCCGAGAGGATTTGCTCATGGATTTTTAGTCCTAAGCGAAACCGCTACTTTCTTTTACAAATGTGATAATTTTTACAACAAAGAAAGTGAAGGCGGAGTTATTTTTAACGATCCAACGATCAATGTTAATTGGAATTTTTCGGAAGAAGAACTGATTATTTCCGAAAAAGACAAAGTATTACCGAAACTCGAAAATGCAAAAAAAGTATGGTAGTTTTAGTAACGGGAGCTAACGGACAATTAGGACAAGCTATACGATCGGTTGCAGGGAAATACCCTTCAATCGATTTTGTGTTTTGTAATTCGTCAGAATTAGACATAACCGATCCGGAAAACTGTAAAACCGTTTTTGCAGAAAAAAAACCTGATTTTTGTATCAATACAGCAGCTTATACAGCAGTTGACAAAGCAGAAAGCGAACCAGAAAAAGCTTTTGATAGTAATGCGAACGGAGCTCAGAATTTAGCCGATGCTTGTAAAGAGCATAATACCGTATTAATCCATGTTTCTACCGATTTTGTTTTTGATGCCTATTATGCTGATGGAACGGCTTTCTATGATAGAGAATTGCGTTTACCTTTAAAAAGTAAGTTAGGACTTCAGGAAAGCGATGTGCCTTTTCCAAGCGGAA
Proteins encoded in this window:
- the rfbC gene encoding dTDP-4-dehydrorhamnose 3,5-epimerase, whose translation is MKFIETKLKGCFILEPKIIKDERGYFMESFNEKTFQEGVGQHVNFVQDNQSFSSKGVLRGLHYQTGEHAQAKLVRVLQGEVLDVAVDIRPDSPTYGQYESVLLSGENQRQFFVPRGFAHGFLVLSETATFFYKCDNFYNKESEGGVIFNDPTINVNWNFSEEELIISEKDKVLPKLENAKKVW